CCGGAGTTCGCGACCTGCCCCTGTATGACGAACGACGTCGTCGTCCCTCCTCCGGTCCCCTGGATCGTGGAGTAGACTGTCGCCGAAAAGATACTGATGTTGGCCACGTTCGACACATAGCGGCCCCCCGCGACGTCGGAGGGAGACGTCGTGCGAAAATCTCCGTTCGAGCCAAGCGATCCACCATTGACTTGATCCGCGATCAGATCCGGTTCGTGGCCGAAGTTCGGATCGATCTCCCCTTCCGACACGACGACCCGATACCCGTCGCTGCCTGTGACCACCGCAAAATCGCGAAGGAAGTCATTCTTGACTCCCGGCGTTGTCACGATTCCGCCACCGCCGGCCGAACTGGTAAGAAAATTATAGAGCGGAACACCCGTGAACGTGTTCGTTTGGGGTGTTCCGCCCGCTGTAAACGTATCGGTTTGTGTTGTCAGCGGGGCAAACGCTGGCGATTGCAGGGTCGTGTCATCGTAGGTCCCCGGGGTGTTGACAATTCCCTGCAGATCAAAGGAAGTGGTGATTTGCGCAAAGGCCACGTCGTTCAGCATGACGGCGATGGCAAAACCTACGATCAATAACCATGGCACGGAACGATTCGAGCGATAATGCATAGACACCTCCCGTTGAAAGTGTGATGGTTCCTACGCAGTCTTTTGAACTAGCGGTCACCCCTCATCCGATTCGAGTACCGAAAACCGCTTGTTCCCTTCCGGCGTCGGAGCCGCCCCACTGTCAACGATCGCCCGTCGTTACAGCACCCCGCACGGTCTATAATGACGGTCTTTGCAATACTTTATACTAGTCATTATGTCAATTATCCAAAGTATATATTGACAATAAATTAACGCCGCAGGCTACGGTTCACGAAAGTACGTTTCACAATTTAAGAGTCTCTGCTCAACTTGAGAGGTTCAGCGATCCAAAAAAGAAGGAGAGCCACCGTGTAAAACAGCAGCTCTCCCCTCCCCCCAGGAAATGACGCGTAACACCCCTGGAGGTCAAGGCCTTGGGATCGGTGGGCGTACCGCCCCAAGGCCTTCCTCGATGGAACGCTCATCCGCGGATGTCTACGACCAGAGTCATGGGTTGACTCTGGCGAACCACATTGAATTGAACGGTCCGCTCCTGCTGAAGTTGTTTGAACATCTCCCACAATCTCCCGGGATCGCGAATCTCGACCCCATTGATGCCTGCCAGCACATCTCCATTCTGGAACCCTGCCTTCTCGAGCACCCCGACCTGACGAATGCCATCCACCCGAAAGCCGTCAGACTGGCCGCTCCCGCTGAAATGCGGTAGAAACCTCGCTTCCGTCAGGTACGCTTCGGGTTTCGCCGTCAGATCGATCAGTTGAGCACGATCAACAGTTCGGCGGGAAGGTGGGTTCTGGAGCAAAGATCGAAGAGGTATCACCTCCGGTATCGGCTGAGACTCTCGAGGAAAGGGCACCATCGCAGCTCTCTGTTTCACAATCGCGAGTTCGAGCCACTCTTCCTGCTCCCCCTCACGAAACAACACCCGATCCTTTTCAATGGCTGCCAGCTCACCCACATCCTGGATATGTTGTGATACTCGATAGAGCCGTTGTTTCTTGCTCGTCAGGTCTTCAATGATTGCACGCTCGCTGCCCTGTACTCCTCTGACAATGCCGATCAAGCTGACTTTTGCTGCAACATCCAATGGAGGCGCAGAAGGAGCAGTAACAGACCCCGGCGAACCAGTTTCCTTTGGGGCCGGGGGAAGGGGAAATAGCCCGCGCGAGAGAATTTCCTGGACAAGAGCTTGTCTGGTTCTCTGCGACGCATGAGAATCCGGCCCCGACTGAATGGCCGGCTCCATCGTATGGAGCTGATCAACCGGCTGAACAAGGGAATACGCCACAACTCCATTGACAGCATGGGCTAACAAGAATGTCCCCGCGCTCACAAAAGCCGTCAGAAGCAG
The window above is part of the Nitrospiraceae bacterium genome. Proteins encoded here:
- a CDS encoding type II secretion system protein N, with amino-acid sequence MARRHIISDELRKRLLLTAFVSAGTFLLAHAVNGVVAYSLVQPVDQLHTMEPAIQSGPDSHASQRTRQALVQEILSRGLFPLPPAPKETGSPGSVTAPSAPPLDVAAKVSLIGIVRGVQGSERAIIEDLTSKKQRLYRVSQHIQDVGELAAIEKDRVLFREGEQEEWLELAIVKQRAAMVPFPRESQPIPEVIPLRSLLQNPPSRRTVDRAQLIDLTAKPEAYLTEARFLPHFSGSGQSDGFRVDGIRQVGVLEKAGFQNGDVLAGINGVEIRDPGRLWEMFKQLQQERTVQFNVVRQSQPMTLVVDIRG